A single Anatilimnocola floriformis DNA region contains:
- the larA gene encoding nickel-dependent lactate racemase: MPELRGVPLVPAYDQMRIKLEYGRTGLMAELPAERVVRTLHYKDAPPLPDPAASLDEVLRQPNGTPPLAELARGKQSCCIAICDITRPVPNEMILRPLLQTLEATGIARDQITILVATGLHRESTPAEIIEMVGSEIAASYRVENHHGEVRDEHTYLGDSPRGVPIWIDSRYLAADLKITIGLIEPHFMAGYSGGRKLICPGLAALETVKVWHSPAFLEHPRAESGSLLGNPVHEENTWIALQAGCDFIVNVVIDAQRRPLKFVAGDMLAAFEEGVAFCSQVVRDYLAEPVDIVVTSGAGYPLDTTFYQAVKGMNAALSIIKPGGTIILCASMSEGIGSPPFQRLFRENDTLEGFMHRITHEGYFVMDQWQLEELAKVRRKARVKVITDGLSAEVLHGLFVESAPSIEQAVADSLAEYGPAAKVAVIPKGPYVLAQLA, encoded by the coding sequence ATGCCGGAACTGCGCGGAGTACCGCTGGTTCCGGCCTACGATCAAATGCGCATCAAGCTCGAATACGGCCGAACGGGATTGATGGCCGAGCTGCCAGCCGAGCGCGTCGTTCGCACGCTGCATTACAAAGACGCGCCGCCGCTCCCTGATCCGGCGGCCTCTTTGGACGAAGTTCTTCGTCAACCAAATGGCACGCCGCCCCTGGCCGAGTTAGCCCGCGGCAAGCAATCGTGCTGCATCGCCATTTGCGATATCACGCGGCCTGTTCCTAACGAAATGATCCTGCGGCCGTTGCTGCAAACGCTCGAAGCGACCGGCATCGCGCGCGATCAAATCACCATTCTGGTTGCTACTGGTTTGCACCGCGAAAGTACGCCGGCCGAAATCATCGAAATGGTCGGCAGTGAGATTGCCGCCAGCTATCGCGTTGAGAATCATCACGGCGAAGTGCGCGACGAACACACTTACCTCGGCGACAGCCCCCGCGGCGTGCCGATCTGGATCGACAGTCGCTACCTGGCTGCCGACCTGAAGATCACCATCGGCTTGATCGAGCCGCACTTCATGGCCGGCTACTCAGGCGGCCGCAAGTTGATCTGTCCCGGCCTCGCCGCGCTCGAAACGGTGAAGGTCTGGCACAGCCCGGCATTTCTGGAGCATCCTCGCGCCGAAAGTGGTTCGCTCCTTGGCAATCCGGTGCATGAAGAAAACACTTGGATCGCCCTGCAGGCCGGTTGCGACTTCATCGTCAATGTCGTGATCGACGCTCAAAGGCGGCCGTTGAAATTTGTTGCTGGCGACATGCTCGCGGCGTTCGAAGAAGGTGTCGCGTTCTGCAGCCAGGTCGTCCGCGATTATCTGGCCGAACCGGTCGATATCGTCGTCACCAGCGGCGCGGGTTATCCGCTCGATACCACGTTCTATCAAGCCGTCAAAGGAATGAACGCGGCCCTTTCGATCATCAAGCCCGGCGGCACGATCATTCTGTGCGCGAGCATGAGCGAAGGAATCGGCAGCCCGCCGTTTCAGCGGCTGTTTCGCGAGAACGACACTCTCGAAGGGTTTATGCATCGCATCACGCATGAAGGTTACTTCGTGATGGATCAATGGCAGCTCGAAGAGCTCGCCAAGGTCCGCCGCAAGGCTCGGGTGAAAGTCATTACCGACGGTCTGTCGGCGGAAGTGCTGCACGGGCTGTTCGTCGAATCGGCTCCGTCGATTGAACAAGCCGTGGCCGATTCTCTGGCTGAGTATGGCCCGGCTGCCAAAGTTGCGGTCATTCCCAAGGGGCCTTACGTTCTCGCCCAACTGGCTTAG